The Nitrospiria bacterium DNA segment CGCCCCCGTTTGACCTTCAATTCCATGGAGGCTTCCAAGCGGGCCCCGAACCGCGTGAATACCTCCAACTCCAGAAACTGAAGATAATCGAGTTTCATCCGACCCGCTTCCTCCTTGATGCGCGGATGCTGGGCCTTGCCGCCGACCCGCGACACCGACCTGGTGATATCGATAGCCGGAAGATACCCGGCGGCGAACAGCGCGCGGTCAAGATAAACCTGACCGTCGGTGATCGAGATCAGGTTGGTCGGAATGTAGGTGGCGATTTCCCCTTGTTCGGTTTCCACGATGGCCAAGGCCGTCATGCTGCCCCCGCCGTGGGCGCCCGACAGGCAGGTGGACCGCTCCAGCAAACGCGAATGCAGATAAAAAATATCGCCCGGATAGGCCTCGCGTCCGGGGGGACGGCGCAGCAGCAAGGATAGCTCACGGTACGTACGCGCATGGGTGGTCAAATCATCGTACACCACCAGAGTATTTTTTCCCTGTTGCATCCAAGCCTCGGCCACCGCGCATCCGGCGAATGGAGCCAGGTATTTCAGACCCGGCATGGCCGTCGCTTCGGCGACGAGCACGACGGTATGAGCCGCGGCACCGGCCTGACGCAACGTTTCGATCGTGTTGACCACCGTCGATCGTGTCTGGCCGATGATGACATAGATGCAATAGACATCCTTGCCTTTCTGGTTAATCACCGCATCGATCGCCAACGCGCTCTTGCCCAGTCCGTTATCGCCGATTATCAATTGCCGCTGGCCTTTCCCAATCGGAATCACAGTGTCGATGATCTTGTTGCCCGTGTAGAGCGGCTCCTTTACAAAATCGCGCGCCACGATGGGGGGCGAGAGCGCCTCCATATCCCGTCGCCCCCTGCA contains these protein-coding regions:
- a CDS encoding F0F1 ATP synthase subunit alpha; this translates as IGDGIAWIKGLPTAAMDEILQLEDGSRALVFYLAQDSLGAILLQQTEQLTAGMAAFLTGRRLSLPVGDALLGRIIDPLGNPLDGGSMPDCRGRRDMEALSPPIVARDFVKEPLYTGNKIIDTVIPIGKGQRQLIIGDNGLGKSALAIDAVINQKGKDVYCIYVIIGQTRSTVVNTIETLRQAGAAAHTVVLVAEATAMPGLKYLAPFAGCAVAEAWMQQGKNTLVVYDDLTTHARTYRELSLLLRRPPGREAYPGDIFYLHSRLLERSTCLSGAHGGGSMTALAIVETEQGEIATYIPTNLISITDGQVYLDRALFAAGYLPAIDITRSVSRVGGKAQHPRIKEEAGRMKLDYLQFLELEVFTRFGARLEASMELKVKRGRVLREILKQGRLSPLSIEFQMAWLVAYNEGLFDDADPGDIPERLDRLAVRLAESRLQLSDSHETWAQAVSSWLKPKGSP